In Magnetococcus sp. PR-3, a single window of DNA contains:
- a CDS encoding hemolysin family protein, whose translation MDSTTELFFFSPQELELTLRFLFQFGLLISSAFFSGSETALFSLSRLDLQKLRNMRDPHSDSIHEMLDEPRRLIISILCGNELVNIASAANMAAILLIIFGSGEDVGLLNVLVMVPMLLLIGEVTPKTFAVTFPIKFSSRISAKLLPKWILFISPLREGIRLVADRITTLVVGEAMEQENILQKDEFRTLVEEGADHGALDASERVLIDNMLEASETEIIHIMTPRTRLHFLNADDPMIKVLKRFRKYRHPRVPVIRGHADNILGMLHSEDVLRLTKSQRDIEEIKVEELLRPAHYVPPTKTVDEMFDYFQVHNTRAAIILGEYGGVTGIVTMKDVLTFIFGEISGAGQSKAFYKEQDDNVYTIPGDMRLIDFEDLTAFGIDDSMMTTIGGVAFRLFDRLPKAGDSLINEGLRFTIIDMDGLRIKTLRVGKSSVDSGLPDEQEAPHPLEAPSTAEVVESGHAPTDHEGSDPEHLPPPPDDEELEKKEDPEPQEVRKKAKKNKNKKRKLAALAKEKRLERQDRQIHPDADTEG comes from the coding sequence ATGGACAGTACTACCGAGCTCTTCTTTTTTTCCCCTCAAGAGCTGGAACTGACCTTACGATTTTTATTTCAGTTTGGATTGTTGATCTCTTCGGCCTTTTTTTCCGGTTCTGAGACAGCCCTCTTCTCTTTAAGTCGGCTTGATCTGCAAAAACTACGCAATATGCGCGACCCCCACTCTGACAGTATTCATGAGATGCTTGATGAGCCTCGCCGATTGATCATCTCAATCTTGTGTGGCAACGAACTGGTTAACATTGCTTCAGCTGCAAACATGGCCGCCATACTGTTAATCATTTTTGGCAGCGGTGAAGATGTCGGCCTGCTCAACGTACTGGTGATGGTACCGATGCTGCTGCTGATTGGTGAGGTCACCCCTAAGACCTTTGCAGTGACTTTTCCCATCAAGTTTTCTTCACGTATCTCAGCGAAGCTCCTGCCAAAATGGATTCTCTTCATCAGCCCTCTACGAGAAGGTATCCGGTTGGTTGCAGACCGCATTACCACGCTGGTGGTGGGTGAAGCCATGGAGCAGGAGAACATTCTACAGAAGGATGAGTTCCGCACCCTGGTAGAAGAGGGAGCCGATCACGGTGCGTTGGATGCCTCTGAGCGGGTCTTGATTGATAATATGTTGGAAGCCTCAGAAACCGAGATTATCCATATCATGACCCCCCGTACCCGTCTGCATTTTCTAAATGCCGATGACCCCATGATCAAAGTACTCAAGCGGTTTCGCAAATATCGCCACCCTCGTGTTCCGGTGATTCGGGGTCATGCCGATAATATTCTTGGCATGTTGCACTCTGAGGATGTCCTACGCTTAACCAAAAGCCAACGGGATATTGAAGAGATTAAGGTGGAGGAGCTACTTCGCCCAGCCCACTATGTTCCCCCCACCAAAACCGTGGATGAGATGTTTGACTATTTTCAGGTACACAATACCCGTGCCGCCATTATTCTTGGGGAATATGGTGGTGTGACCGGTATTGTCACCATGAAAGATGTTCTTACCTTTATTTTTGGTGAGATCTCCGGTGCCGGCCAAAGCAAGGCGTTTTATAAAGAGCAGGATGATAATGTCTATACCATCCCTGGCGATATGCGTCTTATAGATTTTGAAGATCTTACCGCCTTTGGTATTGATGACTCTATGATGACCACCATTGGTGGGGTTGCCTTCCGCCTGTTTGACCGACTGCCCAAAGCAGGGGACTCCCTCATCAATGAAGGGCTTCGCTTTACCATTATAGATATGGATGGGTTACGTATTAAAACCCTGCGTGTAGGTAAAAGCAGTGTGGACAGTGGCTTGCCGGATGAACAGGAAGCCCCGCATCCATTAGAGGCCCCCAGCACCGCAGAAGTGGTGGAGAGTGGCCATGCGCCCACCGATCATGAAGGATCAGACCCCGAGCACCTTCCCCCACCACCTGATGATGAAGAGCTGGAAAAAAAAGAGGATCCAGAACCCCAGGAAGTCCGAAAAAAAGCGAAAAAAAATAAAAACAAAAAACGTAAGCTGGCAGCCCTAGCCAAAGAGAAGCGTCTGGAGCGACAAGATCGGCAGATTCATCCTGATGCGGACACGGAGGGCTGA
- a CDS encoding CHAD domain-containing protein, which translates to MERPQITKRSPVEATHTVEQAFGTIIRHNFDYILAWEPLAHDGHDIEGVHQVRVGFRRMRSALTVFRRAIPREVTRELGNEMRWVAGSMGPARDVDVFLDEGLQQMHGLIPMPQGEERLTLHAKAYQEQAYDQVRETLDSERYRRFKSQLDAWLKEKTWRKMMKEPAKLERLDKPILKFAGKVLEKHMARVMGDGEEIDRLPSEELHQLRIDGKKLRYATEFFRPLFPEKRCEAFIGELKKVQDLLGIMNDVAVLPGLLEDVLKDIEDPEAHGYAGAALGWRAHEFETLRGQLPERWGHFLAAPLPWAESRKRTGRQD; encoded by the coding sequence ATGGAACGCCCCCAGATCACCAAACGTTCTCCTGTAGAAGCCACTCATACGGTTGAACAGGCCTTTGGCACCATTATCCGGCACAATTTTGATTATATTCTGGCCTGGGAGCCTTTGGCTCACGATGGTCATGATATTGAAGGTGTGCACCAGGTGCGGGTTGGGTTTCGTCGTATGCGAAGTGCTTTGACAGTATTCAGGCGGGCGATACCCCGTGAAGTAACCCGTGAGTTGGGGAACGAAATGCGTTGGGTCGCAGGCTCCATGGGACCCGCTCGGGATGTGGATGTGTTTTTGGATGAAGGTTTGCAGCAGATGCATGGTTTGATCCCCATGCCCCAGGGTGAAGAGCGGTTGACCCTTCATGCCAAGGCCTATCAAGAGCAGGCTTATGATCAGGTTCGTGAAACCCTGGATAGCGAGCGTTATCGTCGTTTTAAAAGCCAACTGGATGCCTGGCTTAAAGAGAAAACCTGGCGCAAGATGATGAAAGAGCCCGCTAAGTTGGAGCGTCTGGATAAGCCAATTTTAAAGTTCGCAGGTAAAGTTCTAGAAAAACATATGGCCCGGGTAATGGGAGATGGGGAAGAGATTGACCGCCTGCCTTCTGAAGAGCTGCATCAACTGCGTATTGATGGTAAGAAATTGCGTTATGCGACTGAGTTTTTTCGACCACTTTTCCCTGAAAAACGCTGTGAAGCTTTTATTGGAGAGCTCAAAAAGGTTCAAGATCTCTTGGGCATTATGAATGATGTCGCGGTACTGCCGGGGTTGCTGGAGGATGTGCTTAAGGATATTGAGGATCCAGAAGCCCATGGTTATGCCGGTGCCGCTTTGGGGTGGCGTGCGCATGAGTTTGAAACCTTAAGGGGGCAGCTGCCTGAGCGTTGGGGTCATTTTCTTGCAGCACCCTTACCCTGGGCGGAATCACGCAAGCGTACAGGACGTCAAGACTAA
- a CDS encoding sulfotransferase family 2 domain-containing protein, whose protein sequence is MILSTQKKFIFIHNYKTAGTSMERVLAPYGHLQSTSFYRRLRTGLDNRKILPSWRHRFYTRMIKAPDLQCHIPPSVWHDYFSFGFVRNPFDRHVSLYHFSQACADMRSHEVVKAIPTFKAYIQQLLEHPDFQSSRYVYQKDSFFDNEDKQQVNFVGYFENLVEDFSYVQN, encoded by the coding sequence GTGATCCTTTCCACCCAAAAGAAGTTTATTTTCATACATAATTATAAAACAGCAGGCACATCCATGGAGCGGGTGTTAGCCCCCTATGGGCATCTGCAGAGTACAAGTTTTTATCGTCGGTTGCGGACGGGCCTGGATAACCGCAAAATTCTACCTAGTTGGCGACATCGTTTTTATACACGAATGATCAAGGCTCCAGATTTACAGTGTCATATTCCGCCCTCTGTCTGGCATGATTATTTTTCATTCGGTTTTGTACGTAACCCCTTTGATCGTCATGTCTCCTTGTACCACTTTTCGCAAGCGTGTGCGGATATGCGTTCCCATGAAGTGGTGAAGGCTATTCCTACCTTCAAAGCGTATATCCAACAGCTGCTGGAGCACCCGGACTTCCAAAGCAGCCGGTATGTGTACCAGAAAGATTCTTTTTTTGATAATGAAGATAAGCAACAGGTCAATTTTGTAGGTTATTTTGAAAATCTTGTGGAAGACTTCAGCTATGTTCAAAATTAA
- a CDS encoding HD-GYP domain-containing protein — translation MSFHIPIPTSELPLEKIYDFDLMVLRQKQYVLFREQNLAMTQEVADRLRESGVEHLYIHEQDYANFVHLSQAGQSQKAGLNKFSQYLFDHFIPINKGPLVAGSCPEFIIFQLQGVRPIPVVGPNQPELSAAIEPKHCDKKSRLYIRREDMPAFQQYLKEQLGQKASYTPLNEAGGTLIRENLKLAMHGIYQQQTAEQARTMAKQAVDELMPVLVDNPDRYYSMLMSGETEDFHMLSHSVNVSILAMGLGMMRKLSPQEVQQLGVAGLLHDIGKRFISMDQSTTQVSSDPAWYESSPSHVKEGIQFCALSTELEDQVIRIIHEHHELLDGTGFPNQLQGDDIHPLSQILGLIEHFDQFTTGGPERDAMTPYRALAKLRKMGKAMNQDLVTDFVRSLGEQQAG, via the coding sequence ATGTCCTTTCATATCCCCATACCTACATCCGAACTGCCTTTAGAGAAGATCTATGATTTCGATCTCATGGTTCTTCGCCAAAAACAATATGTTCTTTTTCGAGAACAGAACCTGGCGATGACCCAAGAGGTGGCTGATCGGTTGCGGGAGAGTGGGGTTGAACATCTCTATATCCATGAGCAGGACTATGCCAATTTTGTGCACCTGTCCCAAGCTGGGCAGTCACAAAAAGCTGGACTCAACAAATTCTCACAATATCTGTTTGATCACTTTATCCCTATTAATAAAGGCCCTTTGGTGGCCGGTAGTTGCCCAGAGTTTATAATTTTTCAATTGCAAGGTGTTCGGCCAATTCCTGTGGTTGGTCCAAACCAACCAGAACTCAGTGCTGCTATTGAACCTAAGCATTGCGATAAAAAAAGCCGTCTGTATATCCGCCGGGAAGATATGCCCGCTTTTCAGCAATACTTGAAAGAACAGTTGGGTCAAAAGGCAAGCTATACCCCGCTAAATGAAGCTGGTGGGACACTTATTCGGGAAAATCTAAAACTGGCCATGCATGGTATTTATCAACAGCAAACTGCAGAGCAGGCCCGTACGATGGCCAAGCAGGCTGTTGATGAGTTAATGCCTGTATTGGTGGATAATCCAGATCGCTACTACAGTATGTTAATGAGTGGTGAGACAGAAGATTTCCATATGCTCAGTCACTCGGTCAATGTCAGTATCCTGGCCATGGGGTTGGGGATGATGCGTAAGCTATCCCCTCAAGAGGTACAGCAGCTTGGGGTCGCCGGGCTGCTGCATGACATCGGTAAACGCTTCATCTCTATGGACCAGAGCACCACACAGGTGAGCAGTGATCCTGCTTGGTATGAATCCTCCCCAAGTCATGTGAAAGAGGGTATTCAGTTCTGTGCGTTAAGTACTGAGCTGGAAGATCAGGTGATCCGTATTATCCATGAACACCACGAGTTGTTGGATGGTACCGGTTTTCCCAATCAACTCCAGGGGGATGATATCCACCCACTTTCCCAAATTTTGGGATTGATAGAGCACTTTGATCAATTTACAACCGGGGGGCCAGAACGGGATGCCATGACCCCCTATCGTGCCTTGGCAAAACTGCGCAAGATGGGTAAAGCCATGAATCAGGATCTGGTCACAGATTTTGTGCGGAGTTTAGGGGAGCAGCAGGCTGGATGA
- a CDS encoding 2,3,4,5-tetrahydropyridine-2,6-dicarboxylate N-succinyltransferase codes for MSIIDIQPEESDRWSCAKDAVCQISCPGSSACDEYEETLYARMLRFEALIDLAWEEGMQHTPSDMDDMLRDTIHETIQMLDDGIISVVAINPLREDARYHWAVNWWIKRALVIYDRLIPNRMLGDSLESKSIMDPGRTYYWDNRHLKFSNWTDEQFQAAKIIVAPPAIAQRGCFLGPKTMHKGIRVEMGAYISSDVLIDDGAMVGSCAHIGMGVQISKNATVGGAMRPVELMPAVIEDRAYIGSFSKVSAGMIIGSQAILAGSVDLEREIPIIDEVKGEVYRGYVPPGALVVTKRHEQTGLNLPHIVYYRGPDESRYAARDILNNFYRNVQVF; via the coding sequence ATGAGCATCATCGATATACAACCAGAAGAGAGTGATCGTTGGAGCTGCGCCAAGGATGCGGTTTGCCAAATTTCCTGTCCTGGGTCCAGTGCCTGCGATGAGTATGAAGAGACCCTTTATGCTCGGATGCTACGCTTTGAAGCATTGATCGATCTTGCCTGGGAAGAGGGTATGCAGCACACACCCAGCGACATGGACGACATGTTGCGGGATACCATCCATGAAACCATACAGATGCTTGACGATGGTATTATCAGTGTCGTTGCCATCAACCCATTGCGGGAAGATGCCCGCTATCATTGGGCCGTCAATTGGTGGATCAAACGGGCTCTGGTTATCTATGACCGGCTTATCCCCAACCGTATGCTGGGGGATAGTCTGGAATCAAAAAGTATCATGGATCCTGGCCGTACCTACTACTGGGACAACCGTCACCTTAAGTTCAGCAACTGGACCGATGAGCAGTTTCAAGCCGCTAAGATCATTGTGGCTCCCCCAGCCATTGCCCAAAGAGGCTGCTTTTTAGGGCCAAAGACCATGCATAAAGGGATCCGGGTAGAGATGGGTGCTTACATCAGCTCGGATGTTCTCATTGACGATGGTGCCATGGTTGGTTCCTGCGCCCATATTGGTATGGGTGTACAGATCTCTAAGAACGCTACCGTTGGTGGGGCTATGCGCCCTGTGGAACTGATGCCAGCGGTGATTGAAGACCGTGCCTACATTGGCTCTTTTTCCAAGGTTTCAGCAGGCATGATTATTGGCAGTCAGGCTATTTTGGCTGGAAGCGTGGACCTGGAACGAGAAATCCCCATTATTGATGAGGTCAAAGGGGAGGTCTACCGCGGGTATGTCCCCCCTGGCGCACTGGTCGTGACCAAGCGTCATGAACAGACCGGACTTAACCTGCCCCACATTGTCTACTATCGCGGCCCGGATGAATCACGCTACGCAGCGCGGGATATCCTGAACAACTTCTACCGTAATGTTCAGGTTTTTTAG
- a CDS encoding electron transfer flavoprotein subunit alpha/FixB family protein, which yields MADETILVVAELQGNQLNPATAHAVAAAQQIAPSCTLLVVGPVTDEVLQTAASLDGVSHVHHQPAALEICTAENLALVILERFKALQASHLFMAESTWSKDLLPRIGALLGVQPLTGVVSILDAQTFIRPTYAGNALVTLRCQEGPVLATVRITAFAAVDHTDKPSPVINGPAIEATHATRLVEISQSTNERPDLRSSAIVVCGGQALEKGGDFTPIEQLADALGGAVAATRSAVDAGLASNDLQVGQTGKVVAPKLYVAVGLSGAIQHLAGMKDSGCIVAINSDPGAPIHAVADYRLVADLYEALPQWQRHLG from the coding sequence ATGGCGGATGAGACCATTCTGGTGGTAGCAGAGCTACAAGGGAACCAGTTAAACCCAGCCACCGCACATGCCGTTGCAGCCGCTCAACAGATTGCCCCCAGTTGCACACTGCTGGTTGTTGGCCCTGTAACGGATGAGGTTTTACAGACAGCAGCCAGCCTTGATGGGGTCTCTCACGTTCATCATCAACCCGCCGCGCTGGAGATCTGTACCGCAGAAAACCTAGCACTGGTCATTCTAGAGCGGTTTAAGGCACTACAAGCCAGCCACCTGTTTATGGCTGAATCCACCTGGAGTAAGGATTTACTCCCGCGCATCGGGGCGCTTTTGGGGGTGCAACCACTAACGGGCGTTGTCTCGATTTTGGATGCACAAACCTTTATCCGCCCAACCTATGCCGGCAATGCCCTGGTGACACTACGCTGCCAGGAAGGCCCCGTCTTGGCCACGGTTCGCATCACAGCCTTTGCCGCCGTCGATCATACAGACAAGCCATCTCCCGTCATCAACGGTCCAGCCATAGAGGCCACCCACGCCACACGGTTGGTTGAAATCTCCCAATCGACCAATGAACGGCCAGATCTACGAAGTTCGGCTATTGTTGTCTGTGGCGGACAAGCGCTCGAAAAGGGTGGAGACTTCACCCCCATTGAACAACTGGCGGATGCCCTAGGTGGTGCCGTCGCAGCAACCCGTTCTGCGGTGGATGCAGGCTTGGCTTCTAATGATTTACAGGTGGGACAAACGGGAAAAGTGGTCGCCCCTAAGCTCTATGTTGCCGTGGGGCTTTCAGGTGCCATTCAACATCTCGCGGGTATGAAGGATTCTGGCTGTATTGTCGCCATTAACTCAGATCCTGGTGCCCCCATCCATGCGGTTGCCGATTATCGACTGGTTGCCGATCTCTATGAGGCACTCCCCCAGTGGCAACGCCACCTGGGCTAA
- a CDS encoding electron transfer flavoprotein subunit beta/FixA family protein — translation MKILVPIKQVTDPASPVRLNRDGSGVDNTDSKMVINPFDEIALEAAMQLKESGHASEVIVCTIGPESWNDSLRTALAMGADRAIRVNGPLHLEPLAIARLLAKLAPEQDCSLVLAGKQAVDSDDNQVGQMVAGLLGWSQATFASQITLQEDILRVERETDSGRETLTLPLPAVITTDLRLNTPRYASLPNIVKAKRKPLDQMEATDLESPCTPQWHVVETQPPTMRPMGRAVASVDELHQILLKEGLIHGG, via the coding sequence ATGAAGATCCTGGTTCCCATTAAACAGGTCACCGACCCTGCCTCTCCGGTTCGCCTGAACCGGGATGGCAGCGGTGTGGATAACACCGACAGCAAAATGGTGATCAACCCCTTCGATGAAATTGCCCTCGAAGCGGCGATGCAGCTTAAAGAGTCAGGCCATGCCAGTGAGGTGATCGTCTGCACCATTGGCCCAGAGTCATGGAATGACTCTTTACGCACAGCCCTGGCGATGGGGGCCGATCGGGCTATCCGCGTGAATGGGCCGCTCCATCTTGAACCCCTGGCCATTGCCCGCCTACTGGCCAAACTTGCACCTGAGCAGGATTGCTCCCTGGTACTGGCGGGCAAACAGGCGGTTGATAGTGACGATAATCAGGTCGGCCAAATGGTGGCTGGGTTGCTGGGGTGGTCCCAGGCAACCTTTGCATCCCAAATCACCCTACAAGAAGACATCCTGCGGGTGGAACGAGAAACGGATAGTGGTAGAGAGACCCTAACCCTACCTCTACCCGCGGTCATAACCACAGACCTGCGTCTAAACACCCCTCGTTATGCCAGCTTACCTAATATTGTAAAGGCCAAACGCAAACCTTTGGATCAGATGGAAGCGACGGATCTAGAAAGCCCATGCACACCCCAGTGGCACGTTGTTGAAACCCAGCCACCTACCATGCGCCCCATGGGCCGGGCCGTGGCTTCTGTTGATGAGCTACACCAGATACTGCTCAAAGAGGGATTAATTCATGGCGGATGA
- a CDS encoding DsbA family protein has product MRSMPVFWGTQPDTPVRAYFAAEFMGVGEQMKRAIFKANFDDNRYKIDDEDDILKIAAEAGIDAKKLEDAMDSFAVFGKVAQVNGLARQYGVTGTPSVVINGKYRVVAHGNYDKALKSIEMLLSK; this is encoded by the coding sequence ATGCGTAGCATGCCTGTGTTCTGGGGCACCCAACCCGACACCCCCGTACGTGCTTACTTTGCGGCAGAGTTTATGGGTGTGGGTGAACAAATGAAGCGTGCCATCTTTAAAGCCAATTTTGATGACAACCGCTACAAGATTGATGATGAAGATGACATCCTGAAAATTGCCGCAGAAGCAGGGATTGATGCCAAAAAACTGGAAGATGCCATGGATAGCTTTGCTGTGTTTGGCAAAGTGGCCCAGGTTAATGGCTTAGCCCGCCAGTATGGCGTGACAGGGACACCTTCTGTCGTGATCAACGGTAAATATCGTGTGGTGGCCCATGGCAACTATGACAAAGCACTTAAGTCTATTGAGATGTTGCTGTCAAAATGA
- a CDS encoding OsmC family protein — MATTARVKWVEGMQMLGESGSGHPVVMDASEAVGGRDMGVRPMELLLMGMGGCSSIDVLNILKKGRHKISDCVAELQAERAETQPSVFTQIQLHFTITGQGVPEKAVQRAIDLSMETYCSASIMLGKTAQIKTSFEIVEAES; from the coding sequence ATGGCCACCACTGCACGGGTCAAATGGGTTGAAGGCATGCAAATGTTGGGAGAGTCCGGCTCCGGTCATCCTGTAGTGATGGATGCCAGCGAGGCGGTTGGTGGCCGGGATATGGGGGTACGCCCCATGGAACTGCTGCTCATGGGCATGGGCGGGTGCAGCTCTATTGATGTACTTAACATCTTGAAAAAAGGCCGCCACAAGATCAGTGATTGTGTGGCCGAGCTGCAAGCCGAGCGTGCAGAAACCCAACCTTCCGTATTTACCCAGATCCAATTGCACTTTACCATTACCGGTCAAGGTGTTCCTGAAAAGGCGGTCCAAAGGGCCATTGACCTCTCCATGGAGACCTACTGCTCAGCTTCCATCATGCTGGGTAAAACCGCACAGATCAAAACTTCCTTCGAGATCGTCGAAGCCGAATCATAA